ttttggccgattGCCAGCCTCGGGCATGGCCAGCGGCCGCCCAGCCacagcgaggctcgccggcccccaatgaggccgagctcacccagccaccggcgaggctcggcctcgccgggggccagCGACCCTTCGGCAaggtcgccgaccatggccgaggccggcggccagccaaagaaaaaagaagaagaaaagaagaagaaaaagtgtttcttgtgtttttgttctttcaattcttcaaaaagaaacacaaacatgcaggccctaaaTAACCAAGTCTTTGCTCTGGTATCTctgtattataaaaaaaaatatacctATCCATGTGTTTCTTAAACAAGTTGAATGGGCTAAGCCTCGGGGTGGAGATGAAGTTGGTAGCTTCAgattgatcaaaaaaaaaaaaaaaaaaaaaacccatggGGTTATTTAAGTCAATCCAACCTTAAATGAGAGCTTCCGGGTGTGTAAGCTGAAAGTCCACAATCGATTCACTTCGACTTTCGGCCCACCCGTGAACACTGTTGACCCTCTCTCGAGTGCGCTTCTtctattcctctctctctctctctctctctctctcatctttccCCTCTCACCCAAAAGAAAacttaaacaaagaagaataaTCCTATTTCTATCACCTTTCTATAATGGTATGCTCTCTTGAAACCCTAGCTACTATTAGCTTCCCTTCCTCAAATTACACCATATATGTTTTCAACTACTTTTCAGTAGAATATTTTTAGATATAATAAGGTCACTATTAATTTTCAAAGCATACCTACGTAGAAATATAGCATGGCTTTACTTGGTGTTACGTATTGTAAAGTCAAGCTCGATATATATTTAGATTATACAAAATGAATTGTATGATGCAATTGTCAACTGAATCACATTAATTTTAGGCCTCATTTGGTATAAATAAAACAATGCAAAAGGAATAAGATAAAAGGACTTGGAATGAATTTATAAGAAGCATGCTTTACCTTGTTTTCCTATTATTACATTGAGTGACACATCTGAATTGTAATTGACTTTTCATAGTttgtattttattgtttgaacGGTTGTACATAGTAGGAAAATAAGGTAAAGCATACTTTAccttatgaaattttatagacAGAAAAAGTTACTAAAACATAAATTTACATAATAATCCATAATCCACTTGTgtgctttccttctttttttttaatctactcCTTCCTTTGATCCTCACTCATTTCCACCTCCCCTCATGTTAATGGAAATGCAAGAATCCGGTAATTttcattctcaatttctatttccattCCGCCTCATTCGAATTTGCCAATTgatattagaatgaaaaaatgaaGGGAGCTTCCGTTCCAATTTCGATGGTTTTGTTCCCGACATCCAAACATGTCTTCTATGTCATATTTGGGAAGAGGTATAAAGGATAGTTGTTTGATTGCCCATCGCTCCCAATCAGGATTGCTAAGACCAAGTCAGCAAGATTTTTTGAGGACAAAAAAGTCAGTGGGGTCTTAGAACCTCGATACATTGTCTTTGAGGAGTTACCAGAACTGGAAGTCGCTTTCAGCTTCCTAGCAAACTGAACTTTCCATATCTAGTGGTACAGCCAAGCGCTGTGGAAACTCAGCCAGTGCTATGAACATGGATCACAGTCATAGCGTTAACCGTAACCCTCACGGTTGTTGTCAATGAATGTTGCGAGGGCTAATAGCGGTGCATAAAGAACAGAAGtaagaagaagataatgataCGCATGATATTGGGTTTGTTCCATAGAATAGGGCTCCCCTTACGGCTAATAAGATAAGAATAGAAAGCGCagttttctataaataaaaaaaaggtctGAACAATAAATATATACGTCCACAAATGTAGATGTACTTTTTATTTAAGATCTAGGACAACAATTAGGCCGTTGGATACATTGTCATATAAATAATGTTTTTGTGGACCTCATACCCCTAATTCCCCTTGTATCTTTATTTGCCCCAAGGGAAGGGAATACCCTCTCATTATTACATCCCAGTAATCCCAAGATTCAGATGAGAATTGAGATAAAGCTTTTTCAGGATTTATTTAGGTCCAATCTCGTCCAACTTCTATGCGAGATATCAATCGTTGTCATTTTGCCTCCGgacaaattttgagaaaaatgccATATGAATGATGTCTTTCTCATCCTACCTTTATTCAACCAAACCCTGTCCTTTTTTCCTCCCAGAGAAAGGTAGAGCAATTAATCGCCGTCTAAGCAGGTAGAGCACAAGTGTCATAACCACCATTTTgtctcatttttcatgaatgtCAATACGACTTAGGGAAACTGATATCATTATATAGCATGAAACCTATATTTTATATATGGCGGCTCTCATCTATCCCAAAAATGATATCACtaattaaatttagtaaaaaGAAATCACAATATCATCTCAAAGTAGTTGAGCGTGAAagagaattttttatataactCGTTTGTGtaatatcattttttcttttccactaaCCATACTATTCAccattgatttggatatttGCTAAATTTCTAGAAACATAACTACTCATTTGAGAGTGATGAAAAATGGCTTATGAAGAAAAGAGTcaacaaaatacaaaatatttcttATACTGACGATGCGAACATACATCATGTGCTTATGGCACCCGATAGATTTGGTAAGTGAATATTGTAACTAGTCGCTTTATAGATTTATTGGAAGCTTATCCTCTTAATTCCATTGATTAGACAAGAATATATAGAAGTTTTGGTCATCCGTTCAAATCTCGCTAACCGCGTGCAAATTGCTCCAAATCAGAGTCACCTATATGTCAAATGGCTTAACTGATTCGTGAGACTTGTAGGGTGCTCGATGGGTCTACAATTAGCCCAATCTCCACACTCGTGCCTCTAAATATTATcgatagataaaagaaaaaaaaaactatagaaaaaggcaaaaacacTTTACTAGTATAATGGTTTTTGGATtatcatgagaatgataatttgCCGTAAGTCATAAGTTCTTAAAgggaatattttatttgattttttgtgatcgaTGATAAATTGTTGTtctcataataaattaaaaattaccattcaaatatttttcttcaggGAATAATCAAACCCGATGCCATCCATGTTCAGTACCGTTTGCCGTGGCGGGACATTTTGTTCGCCGTTCTAAAAATGCTATATCTTAGTGTAATTTGTTCGTCTTTTTTTACGCATAATGTCGTATAATACAATGTCCGGGTAGAGAGAGTGAGCTTTGTTTTTTATCCGAAAACAAAATTTAGACAATGGTGTGGCCCCGTCTTATACTAGTGATGATAAATTAAGTTTGGTCACGCAAATATTacatttctttttgctttttctttagtCGAGGTGGGCATATATCACTTGGCATTCTCCCTATATATACGTGCACCATTATATAGCCCCCCATGATCAAATGTACATCTCACCTTTTTCCTGCTTCTAATCGTCCTGTCGCTCCATATATTTGTGAAGAGATCAAGTTTTTGGCTATGGCGGAAAATTCGTGCAAAAGGTATTTAACATGGCATTTGCTGGAATGTGACCATGCATGCAGTTCGTCCTTTTACGTTTACGGGCATTTGCTATATAGTCTCGATCGTTTCATGCATGGAATGGGAATGAAGATTTTATCGATCTTGTTAGGGTTTTTGGTGCTCTAATAGAGACCTAGAATCTGTGGTTTCCCTTCCAGGTTAGAAGGCAAGGTCGCGATCATCACCGGCGGTGCGAACGGGATTGGCGCGAGCGCGGCGAGCCTGTTCCACCAGCATGGCGCATGGGTCGTGATTGCCGACATCCAGGACGAGCCAGGCCAGGCCCTGGCCGCGAAGCTGGGCCAGCGGGCCTCCTATGCCCGCTGTGACGTTTCCATCGAGGCCGACGTGCACAACCTCGTGGACGCCACTGTGGCCGAGCATGGCCGGCTCGACGTCATGTACAACAATGCGGGGGTCCTCGACCGGCCCTTCGGCGGCATCCTGGACACGTCCCTTGCCGACCTCGACCGTGTCCTCCGCATCAACCTCTACGGGGCCTTCCATGGGGCAAAGCATGCGGCGCGGGTCATGGTGCCGCAGCGCCGGGGCTGCATCCTGTTCACGGGGAGCAACTGCACGGCAATTGCAGGGGTGGCGACGCACACGTATGCCGCGTCAAAGCAAGCAGTGGCGGGGCTGGCCCGGGGGCTGGCAGCGGAGCTCGGGGAGCACGGGATAAGGGTGAACTGCGTGTCGCCGCACGCGGTATCGAGGACCGGGATGTCAGGGCTGGGGAAGCTGAGCGAGGACGAGCTGGTGAGGCTGGACGATGGGATGAGGGTGATCGGCAACCTGAAGGGGCAGGTGCTGGCGCCGGAGAGCGTGGCGAGGGCGGCGCTGTACCTGGCCAGCGACGAGGCGGACTACGTGAGCGGACTCAACATGGTGGTGGATGGCGGCTACAGCGTGGTCAACCCCTCTATGATGATGGCTCTCGCTGCGAGCCGTTCGATTGGGAAGGTTGGTTTGAACGTGTGAGTTGCGCACGTGCTGTCGTCGGGGAAAGAGATTGTGGCGGTCGGTTGTGGGCTGAATAAAAGGGATCTTGCCATCGTGCGCCCTTGGATTTGTGTTTGTCTATCATCTTTCTATTATGTATGCACTCTTGAAACCCTAGCTACTATTAGCTTCCCTTCCTCAAATTTCACCACATATGTTTTCAACCACTTTTAAGTGGAATATTTATAATATTAGATACAATAAGGCTACTATTAATTTCTAGAGCATACTTTTATAGAAATATAGCATGGCTTTGCTTAGCACTACGTACTGTGAAGTCGAGttcaatatatattaaattctaTAGAATGAACCATATCCTTAAGATAGATGCGATTGTTGAATAAATCACATTAATTTTAGGCCCCATTTGGTATATAGAAAATGAGGCAATAGGAATAAGAGAAAAGGATCTGGAATGAATTTATAAGAAGTTggaatgaaaattaaataaataaatcattataTTTGGTGACCGTTGAAATTAGAATATACTTTTCATGGTTTGTATTTTATTGTTCGAATGGTTGTATGTAGTAGCAAATAAGGTAAAGTGTACTTTACCCTATAAAATTGTTTAGAcagaaaaaattaccaaaacccaagtttaaaaaataataatccacTTGTGTGCTTTCTATTTTTTATCTACTCCTTCCCTTTTATCCTCACTCATTTCCACCTCCCCTCATGGTAATGGAAATGCAAGAATGCGGTTATTTTTGTAAGAGAATTGGATGGTAGAAAGTGATTGGGAATAGGGAAATTGTATATTGCTTTTACACTTTAATATTCCACAATTAGTGTCCTACTTATAATACATAGGAGCaactaattaaggaaaaatatatacaaaaaaaaaatcaattcccTAATACATGATATTCTAATTCCCAATCAATGAACTAATCAGCATCAATTAGAATTAGTATCCAAATTAGGATCAATTATGTGAGGCGACAATGTCttcaaaaattttcattctcaatttctatttccattTCGCCTCATTTCAATTGGCCAAATGATATAAAACGAACGAAGGGAGCTTCCATCCGCATTCCGATGGTTTTATTCCTGATATCCAAACATGTCTTTTATGTCATCTTTGGattggaatgaaaaaaaaaaaactccgaACAATAACTACATACGTCTATGAATATAGATGTACTTCCTTATTTTTAAGATCTGGGACAACACTAGGTCATCAGATTCATTGCCATAGGAATATTTTCTTATCCTGCCTTCGTGCAAGATATCAACCCTTGTCCTTTTGCCTCCCTAAGAAAGGAGATGCCACTTTGacaacttttgagaaaatgccaTAAGAATGTGTTTTTCCCGTCCTACGTTTatgccagagagagagagagagagagagagagaccaaaccCTGTCATTTTTGCCTCCCAAAGAAAGGCAGAGAAATGAATTACGTCTGGGCAAGTAGAGCACAGTTGCCATAACCACCATCGTCTCGTTTTTCATGAGTGTCCATACGATTTAGGGAAACCAATATCGTTATATGGCAAGTAACCTATATTTCATATATGGCAACTCTCATCTTATCTCAAAatgatataattaattaaatttagtaaaaagaaattacaatACCATCTCAAAAAGTAGTCAAATATGCATAAAGCATATAAGAGAATTtttatatatgatatgcatataACTCGATTGTGTAATATTTCGCTTTATCTTTTTCACTAAGCATACTATTCACCATGGATTTGGATATTGTCTAAAGATCTAGAAACATAACTACTCATTTCGAGAGTGATGAAAAATGGCCTATGAAGAAAAGAGTTGACAAAATACGAAATATTTCCTATTCTGACAACATGAACATATATCATCTGTTTATGTCAACATATAGAATTGGTATGTGAAAAATGTATATAGTCACTTTGCAAGTTTATCGGAAGACTTGCAATTTTGCTAACTGAGTGCAAATTGCTTTTATTCAGAGTCATCTGCATGTCAAAAGGCTTAACCGGTTTAGGGGATTTGTAGGGTATTTGATGGGCCTATAAATAACCCAATCTCCACGCTCGTGTCTCTAAATAGAATCGATAGGTAAAACGTGTAAGTAAAAAGACTATAGGAAGCAGGCGAAATGACATCAATAAAGATCACAGGTTAAAACCGCTTTTTGCAAATTCTTAAGTGTGGAGCCCAGACATACCACCTGctcaataaatataaaaatatcattgaGGAGACAAtgtcacaagaagaaggagtAGTCACTTGATGATTCATGGATTCTACCACTCTAAA
The sequence above is drawn from the Eucalyptus grandis isolate ANBG69807.140 chromosome 11, ASM1654582v1, whole genome shotgun sequence genome and encodes:
- the LOC104427468 gene encoding tropinone reductase-like 1, yielding MIKCTSHLFPASNRPVAPYICEEIKFLAMAENSCKRLEGKVAIITGGANGIGASAASLFHQHGAWVVIADIQDEPGQALAAKLGQRASYARCDVSIEADVHNLVDATVAEHGRLDVMYNNAGVLDRPFGGILDTSLADLDRVLRINLYGAFHGAKHAARVMVPQRRGCILFTGSNCTAIAGVATHTYAASKQAVAGLARGLAAELGEHGIRVNCVSPHAVSRTGMSGLGKLSEDELVRLDDGMRVIGNLKGQVLAPESVARAALYLASDEADYVSGLNMVVDGGYSVVNPSMMMALAASRSIGKVGLNV